GTTTTGTTTTCAACCTTTGTCGACGCGCCGCGGCAAAGCAATCGTGACCTCCAACCCACGTCGGGGCAGATTGCGTAATCGTATCGTCCCGTCATGGGCATCGATGACCGTTTTTACAATCGACAGACCAAGGCCGCTGCCACCGGTGGTGCGTGCGCGTGATCCTTCTACACGGAAGAACGGCAGAAAGACATCCTCCTGATGTTCCGCGGCGATACCCGGTCCTTCGTCCCGAATGGACACCAGAACCGTATCGGCCGTCGCATCCAGACTGACATAAGCGCGATAGCCATATTTCAGCGCATTCTCGATCAGATTGGTGAAGGCACGTTTTAATGTTCCGGGTCGGCAGGTCAGACGGATGCTGCGCTTGTCACCAAACGAATGCGCCTCGTCCCCGCCGCCAAATACGGTGTGAACCGAACTGAAACGAAGCGGCTGCGGTCCCTCGAAACTTACCGGACGGCCAAGATCGGCATAATCGTCACAAATCGCTTCGAGAACCGATGTGAAGTCAACTGTGCGCTCTTCTTCCTTGCTAATCCAGTCACCAAGGAAATCGAGTGCATCGTTGAGAAGCCCGTCCATTTCATCAAGATCGCGCAACACGGTTTCGCGCAATTCTTCATTTTCGATAAATTCTGCACGCAGGCGCAGGCGCGTGCTGGGCGTGCGCAAATCGTGTGAAATTGCGGCCAGCATACGGGTTCTGTCACCCAGCATCCGTGAAATCCGTTCTCGCAATCCATTATATGCCGCGGCCATTGACCGGGCTTCGGTCGGGCCGCGCTCCTCCACCGGTGGGCCTTCAACTTCATCCCCCTGGCGAATGATCGCCTCGGTCAAATTCTTGAAGGGACCGGCCAGAAGATCGGCCAAAGCAGCAAACACCGCCAACACGGCAACAACCCCGACCAGAAAGATCAGAAAAACCATGGATGGCGATGCATAGTCGGACCACAGCACCGGATGAGACAGCAGCATTCGCATGCCGGATGGCAACATGATTTCAACGCGAGCCTCAAGTCCCTGACGCGCTATTTCGCGCGATAGGCCGGCAAAAAACAGACTGGGATTTTCGGCGGTTTCAATCAGGTCGCGCTGTTCCGCACCAAGACGCCCGCGCCGAAAATGCACCTTTACCGATGTCGGCCAGCCCGTATCGGCCAGACGTGCGGGCATTGCGATATGTTGTGCCGGGCGCGAAAATAACAGAATGGTACCGATATCGTCAGATGGCAGAACACGAACAGAAAGCCCGTCACGCGCGGCTATATCAACGATATTTCCCTGTAACTCCGGACTTTCGGCAATCAGGATCAATTCGCGAATGGTAAAGCCCAGAGTATAGGCTCGGCTGATCCGCTCGCTCCGTTCGATGATGTATTTCGATGCGATTGAACTGATGCCCGCGATGATGACACCGCCGACCATCATGATCATAAAGATGCGTCCGCCTAGCGTGCGGGGCTTGAATC
The Thalassospira xiamenensis M-5 = DSM 17429 DNA segment above includes these coding regions:
- a CDS encoding ATP-binding protein gives rise to the protein MAVQIGAFSEYMRRFKPRTLGGRIFMIMMVGGVIIAGISSIASKYIIERSERISRAYTLGFTIRELILIAESPELQGNIVDIAARDGLSVRVLPSDDIGTILLFSRPAQHIAMPARLADTGWPTSVKVHFRRGRLGAEQRDLIETAENPSLFFAGLSREIARQGLEARVEIMLPSGMRMLLSHPVLWSDYASPSMVFLIFLVGVVAVLAVFAALADLLAGPFKNLTEAIIRQGDEVEGPPVEERGPTEARSMAAAYNGLRERISRMLGDRTRMLAAISHDLRTPSTRLRLRAEFIENEELRETVLRDLDEMDGLLNDALDFLGDWISKEEERTVDFTSVLEAICDDYADLGRPVSFEGPQPLRFSSVHTVFGGGDEAHSFGDKRSIRLTCRPGTLKRAFTNLIENALKYGYRAYVSLDATADTVLVSIRDEGPGIAAEHQEDVFLPFFRVEGSRARTTGGSGLGLSIVKTVIDAHDGTIRLRNLPRRGLEVTIALPRRVDKG